Genomic segment of Steroidobacter denitrificans:
TGCGATTACTGAAAATCGGCGCTGTCGTCACCGTGAGCGTGCGGCGCGTGAAACTTGCCATGAGTGAGGCCTGTGCAACCCAGCGCGAGTTCATCGCAGCCTTCCACGCCTTGAGCGCTGCGGCGCGATAAACCGCACCCCCACGAACCAGACTGCCTCAACGTTGCACCATCGCCTCGATTACCGCTCGCTCGCAGCGGCGGTATTCTATATCCAAAAATCCACCTCCTCATCGGCGCGCCGCGCCGCGCTCGTGCCTGCGCGATCGCGATAACTCTGACATGTGTTTATATACAGTTATGTCGGTCGGTGTGAGAAATGCGGGCTAGGGCCGGCGCCGCCCTGTGTGCAGGGACCGGCAGGTTGGATGCGAACTCATCGTGCTCCCAGGGCGGCCGCCGTGATGTCATGCTGAGCCTGCGGCCGCTCGGTCGCGACCCAGTCCAGGGTATCCATATAACCGCGGATATTGTCCACGAATCGTACGGGCTCCCAGCCGCGCGCATAGCCACGTTTGACTCGCGTATACCACTTCGCTTGTGTCAGCAGCGGCAAGTGCTCGCGTACATCGCTCCACGCATCGGGGTTTTTGCCATGCATCTGGGTCAGGATGCGCGCATCTTCCAGATGTCCCATGCCGACGTTGTAGGCCGCCAGCGTGAACCAGGTACGGTCGGGCTCCAGGATGCGCTTGGGAATCTGACTCCTGATCCACACGATATATCGAGCGCCGCCGAAAATACTCTCGCGTGGATCCAGACGATTCGCCACGCTCAGGCTACTGGCGGTTTCCTCGGTCAGCATCATCAGGCCGCGCACCCCGGTCGGCGAAGTAGCCGTCGGATTCCAGTGCGACTCCTGGTAGCCCACCGCGGCAAGCAGACGCCAGTCGATGCCGACCTCGGCGGCGGCTTCCTTGAACCAGTGCCGATATTGCGGCAGGCGCGTTTCGATATGTGCGATGAAATCGCGGGCATGAACGTAGTCGAACCGGTCCGTGCCTCCGTAATGGGCATCGAGAATGGACGCCAGACGTCCCTCTGCCCTGAGCGAGGAATAGAACGCGGTGACGCGCCTGAGCAGACTGGCATCGCGCGTATCCACGACCCAAGCCAGGGATTTGCCGCCCGACAAATCCAGCGCAATACGAATTTCCGGATGAAAAGAGCGGCTGATCGCGAATTCATTGGAATCCGCCACCGTGAAATCGAATTCGCGGCGTGACAGCCGGTACAGAAGTTCCTCGGTCTCCGCCGTCGGGTTCTCGACCCACGACAATCGCGGATGCGCGGCCCGCAACTGCTCCAGGGTCGCGGCATGAGAACTGCCGGCGACGACTTCGATATGGCCTCGGCCGGCCTGCTCCAGGCTACGTGGCCGCTGCTCCCCCTGACGGAAAATGAGATGTTCTCGTACCTGCTGATAGGGTGGACCGAAACTGGTGTGCTGCGGCAGGC
This window contains:
- the mltF gene encoding membrane-bound lytic murein transglycosylase MltF; protein product: MDDAPAVLKITLAIIALLLLSTCSQPPSVLEQIMRTGELRVVTRNLPSAYYLGAIGPQGPEFELASRFAAELGVRLYMYSVPNVADVLRELESGRAHVAAAGLTRGVRLPQHTSFGPPYQQVREHLIFRQGEQRPRSLEQAGRGHIEVVAGSSHAATLEQLRAAHPRLSWVENPTAETEELLYRLSRREFDFTVADSNEFAISRSFHPEIRIALDLSGGKSLAWVVDTRDASLLRRVTAFYSSLRAEGRLASILDAHYGGTDRFDYVHARDFIAHIETRLPQYRHWFKEAAAEVGIDWRLLAAVGYQESHWNPTATSPTGVRGLMMLTEETASSLSVANRLDPRESIFGGARYIVWIRSQIPKRILEPDRTWFTLAAYNVGMGHLEDARILTQMHGKNPDAWSDVREHLPLLTQAKWYTRVKRGYARGWEPVRFVDNIRGYMDTLDWVATERPQAQHDITAAALGAR